Proteins encoded by one window of Monoglobus pectinilyticus:
- a CDS encoding helix-turn-helix domain-containing protein: MIIINIKETRKKVGLSQVEAEKYIGVPHRTWQDWELGKRTPPDYVERLIIEKLLRYKSEDKK; this comes from the coding sequence GTGATTATAATAAATATAAAGGAGACCCGAAAAAAAGTAGGGCTATCACAAGTAGAAGCTGAAAAATATATTGGCGTTCCTCATCGCACATGGCAAGATTGGGAGCTCGGGAAAAGAACCCCTCCTGACTATGTCGAACGTTTAATAATTGAAAAGTTACTAAGATACAAAAGCGAAGATAAAAAGTAG